The DNA sequence AAACAACTGTCTCcgagacacacaaaactgtaaatgatgtctgagttcttcttctgttttaatGTGAAGGTCTAAGCCATCTCTTCCTGTCCTGAaacttctgttttattgtgaaggtcTTAGCTGTCTCTTCCAGTCCTGAaggttgtgttttattgtgaaagtctAAGCCATCTCTTCCTGTCCTGCAGGTTCTTCTGGAGAAGCTGCTCCGGTCGTGTCCAGATGTGGGATCTGTCTACGTCCTGGTTCGGTCTAAAGCCGGTCAGAGTCCTGAGGAGCGGATCTCTGATATGATCAGCTGTAAGGTGAGACTCTGACTAACGTCTGGATGAAAACAGGAACCTGATCAACCGTTAAACTTTATTATTACGTTTCTGTCCTTCCTGTAAGAAAGATTCCTTCATAGTTCttgatgtttctgatgttttctggtCTTTAAGAACCTGTTTGGGTTTTccttttatgagaaaaaaaatgaccataaaggggacacaaacaaacaagacacaaaacaacaacaaccagacaGATAGCAACAGAAAGAGGACGCATAGTGACCACAAAGGGATAAAGTTGTctcaaagacacagaaaatgacaaaaactagacaagaaacaacaaaaatgagacggaaaacaactaaaacgagatagaaaatcacaaaagcaatgagacacaaaatgaccacaaatggaAAAAGCTGTCCCaaaggcacacaaaacaacaaaaacaaactagaaaatgacaaaaatgagacacaaaatgacattgaaGACAGACATAATGACCACAATGTGAGGAAATCATCTCACcgacacagaaaatgacaaaaacaataaaaatgagtccgaaaatggcaaaaacgagacacaaatcaacaaaaatgagatggaaaacaaCTGAGCCgagatagaaaatgacagaaacaagacataagacaaaaaaatgagacacaaaacaacaaagagatagaaaatgacaaaaatgaaacacaaaataacattaaacaaGACAGATAGCAACAGAAAGgggacacaaaattaccacaaatggATGGAATTgtctcaaaaacacataaaatgacaaaaactagacacaaaacaacaaaaacaggacggaaaatgacaaaaacgagacagaaaacaagaaaaatcagacacaaaaccagatataaaagacagacaacaacaaaaaagagacacaaaataaccacaaatggATAAAGTTGTCTCAACAACATGACATAATGACATGATAAATAGcatgataaaatgacaaaaacaagacctgaaacaacaaaaatgagacgtaaaacaacacaaacgtcTATCAGAACATCAGAATCATTAGAGGCAGGAAGGTTTAGAGTCTCGAGGTTCATGTAGACTAAAAGCTGGTTTATTTCTGTTCCAgcagcttatttatttatttgtttgtttgtttatttactgtctTGTCTTCTCCCTGTCAGCTGTTTGAGCGTCTGCAGGACGAGCAGCCGAGCTTTAAGGAGAAGATCGTAGCTCTGAGCAGCGACCTGACGCTGCCGGACCTGGACCTGAACCGAGACCACCAGAACCTCCTTTCAGACCGAGTCCATGTGGTGTTCCACTGCGCCGCCACCATCCGCTTCAACGAGCCGCTCAAGTCAGTACGAGTTAAGTTAATTACAACAAGTCAGTCCTAGTTAATCTAATTCATTATCTAATTATTAAAGTCAGATTAACTGACCCTAGTCAGTCCTagttaatctaattaattacaacaAGTCAGTTCTAGTTCCCAGGATTTAAttatatgatgatgatgatgatgatgatgatgatgatgatggcaaTGGTGATGAAGCAGCGGGATGTGTGATGTGTCGGTTTGTTCACCTCTGACAGATCAGTTGTGTTGACGGATCAGTTGTGTGGACGGATCCGTTGTGTTGACGGATCAGTTGTGTGGACGGATCCGTTGTGTTGACGGATCAGTTGTGTTGACGGATCAGTTGTGTTGACGGATCCGTTGTGTGGACGGATCCGTTGTGTTGACGGATCAGTTGTGTTGACGGATCAGTTGTGTTGACGGATCCGTTGTGTTGACGGATCCGTTGTGTTGACGGATCAGTTGTGTGGACAGATCCGTTGTGTTGATGGATCAGTTGTGTGGACGGATCAGTTGTGTTGACGGATCCGTTGTGTTGATGGATCAGTTGTGTGGACGGATCCGTTGTGTTGACGGATCAGTTGTGTTGACGGATCAGTTGTGTGGACGGATCCGTTGTGTTGACAGATTTGTGTTACTGTTGAGACGTGAAACCCGACACATCTGGATTTCCTCCAGTTCTATCAGAGGATCTAGTTTCTCTGGAGGAAGAACACGGTTGTTTTCAGATTCCTGCTGCTAATTTCCTCATTTACATCCAGTTAAACACATAGAAGTTTTAGTAGTATTatgtagtaaaaatacagtataacaTAGTATAGTAGTACTGTAGTTTAGTGTCAGTTTAGTGTCATATAGTctaacatagtatagtatagtacattaTAGTATATTATAATGTAGTCCACTGTAGTATATTATAATATTGTGTAGTATATtgtggtagtgtatataaaagtATAATATAGTTCCATATAGTTCCGTATAGTTCCGTATAGTTCCGTATAGTGCTGTatagtagagtagagtagagtatagtatagtatagtatagtatagtagagtagagtagagtagagtagagtagagtagagtagagtagagtagagtagagtagagtagagtagagtagagcagagcagagcagagcagagcagagcagagcagagcagagcagagcagagcagagcagagtagAGTGTAGAATAATTTTGATCTCAGAGTCAATCAGGATGAAAATATTTCACTAGTATTGATCTTCTCatgttttaactttaaatgCTGATAAAGTgaaccataaaaaaacacaccttaGTTCTTGTCCCTCTGTCTATCTCTGATgtccaaccctaaccctgttCCGTCCTCCTCAGAGATGCGATGCAGCTGAACGTCCTGGCCACCCAGAAGATGCTGTCTCTGGCCCGCAGGATGAAGCAGCTAGAGGTCTTCATCCACGTCTCCACGGCTTACGCCAACTGCGACCGCGAGCTGATCGAGGAGGTGATTTACCAGCCGCCGGTGGACTACCGCAAACTGATCGACACTCTGGAGTAAGGCCTGCTGCTGCCGAGTACAGATGTTGGGACAGATGTTATCAGTGCAGAGCGTCGGGGGATTAGAGGGTTTAAACAGATTCTTGATGCATTAGAAGTAAGTAGAAGGTTTTCTGAAGATTAATGCCACTGAGCTCCACTGGAAAAGGCTGCTGATGTTAAAGAGTGTCACTGAGAGTCCATTACAGGAGCTTTAGGATGGATTAGAGGCTGAATGTTCAGGAGAAGTCTGTAGCAGGACGACATGTAGAGTCTGATGGAGACTAAAGACTGACCTCCTGGGTGTAAGTACAGTGTAACTACAGGATAATGTCACAGAGTACGTTATAGTCTAGTAAAATCTAGTAAAACACATTATAGAGTAGTAAAGTACAGCATAGTTTAATACAatacaaactcattttagttcagcccTGTTGGATCTCaaatgaccagtaaaatcagaacatAATAAAAACCACAACTCCtcatgttttcctttgttttagtgcaaaaagtccattctgaaaTGGTTCATATTTAATTCACTATCTTTTTcccaaatgttataaacaaatgataatttcttaagaaaaataaggttaaattcaacaacattcagcctcagtttatcatttccacattacaacttccagatcacagagtgtctacaaaggaacacaacatttagtcatctggaactgaaccagagaggatttactatATGAACAAagcaacttgtcaagatctagaaattattatgAAAGAGATTTACACATTCACAGTTTGCAGTTCATgtattctctgtaatttttactctttacaaagtcgtcctgcgggccggattggatcctctggaggACCAATTTTGGCCCACGGGTCgaatgtttgacacccctgtaaTATATTATAGTAGAATATACTACATTATATTATAGTATAGTGTAGTCTAATACATTGAATTATGATATTCTGTTCTATAATAGTATAATTTTTATTGTACAATATAGTAAATAGTCATGTAGTATAATATACTAAAGTATCATACTCTATAGTATATTACAGTATATAATATGCTATAGTATGTTATGGTATAGAACATACCACATGTTAGTAGATAGATATAGTGTTGTGTGATATATTGGTTTATATAGTATATAGTAGTATAGTATATGTAGTATAATATAATAGTATAATCTActatagtatagtgtagtaTTATGTAATACAAGAGCATGGTGGAGTTTAGTATAGTAGATTATAGTGTACTATGGTATATTATGTACCATAGCGTGGTATACCATAACATACTATAGTATATTATACAGTATACTACAGCATATTATATATAGTATGGTACATATAGTTTGGTGCAACATATAACATACTATGGTATATTACATACCACATCATGGTACACAATATACCATAGCATACTATAGTATGGTATATGATATACCATACTATAGTATATGCTGTAGTATATTATATATAGTATGGTATGTTATATACCATACTATATATAATATACCATACTATACATAATATATTATGTAATATACTATAGTATGTTTTGTGTAGTATGGTATATTATATATAGTATGGTATATACAGTATGGTATACTATATAACCTCCAATGTATGTTAAGTAGTATACCACACTATATTTACCACACCATATTATGTTATATATAATATGGTGTATTATATAGCATACTGTACATAATTTACTATAGTATTGTGAGATAATATACCGTACTATGTACCATAATAGACCATACTATAGTACACCATACgtcattaaatttattttgttgttgtaaaattaTTCTGAACCTTCGACCTTGACTAAAGATCATAAGTGGACCCTCTGAGTAGTAACTCTGAAAACCTCGTAGACTTTAGCTTTCAGCCCGAAGCTAAACTGCTGAGGATGAATAAgatttatttctatgtataaaaaaacagcttcagttCCAAACCCTGAGGGAACATAAATGAACACAGAGTACCTCCAGCAGACATCAGTCTAACGTTGTCCTCCTGTGGCTCCAGCTGGATGGACGATGATCTGGTATCGGCTCTGACTCCGAAGCTGATTGGAAAGCGTCCCAACACCTACACCTACACCAAAGCTCTGGCTGAGTATCTGGTGCAGCAGGAGGCCGGAGACCTGAACGTGGCCATCGTCAGACCCTCCATAGTGGGAGCCAGCTGGAAGGAGCCTTTCCCAGTGAGTCGTACTGGTGACAGTGGTGGTGTTTAGACTGTTCTTCAGGGTTTTAACGGATTCTCTGGAGATCTTAGCTTTATTTAAGAGGCTGGGTATTCATTGGAGagctttatttcttcattttatggtcagattatgaaatattttcactgaaaactctCAGCTAGTCCTGCTCAGAGCAAAACTTCATCATCTAGATATACTGCTGCTGCAAAAATCTCCTGAGCTTCAGTGGTAGTGCTTCTCCTCGCTGCTTTTGTGCTCACCAGACTTGTGCTCTCATTTGTGCACTTGATCACCAcacttttgttttcagattttggTGCTCGCCAGACTTTTGATGTTAAATATGTGTGCTCGCCAAATTCCTGCCATCAGATTTCTGTGCTCGCCAAACTTCGGCTCAACAAACATCTGCTCTCAGATGTTGGTGCTCACCAAACGTCTGCCTGAAATTTGTGCACTCACCTAAATTCTGCTCTCAGATTTGAGTGTTCTCTGAACTTCTGCTCTTAGATTTTGCTCTTGCCAAACTTCTGCTCTTTGATTTGTATGCTGCTAACTTCTGCTTTCAGATCTGTGTGCTCACCAAACTTCTGCTCAGGATAGTGTGCTTCAGACTTCTGCTCTGATTTCTGTGCTCACCAAAGTTCTACACAAAATTTGTGCACTCACTAAACTTCTGCTCTCAGATTTTGGTGTTTGCCAAACTTCTGCCCGAAACTTGTGCACTTGATAGACTTCAGTTCTTATATCTGTGCACTCGACAAACTTCTGCTCTCAGATTTATTCGCTCACCAAACTTCTGATCTCGGATTCCTGCACTTTTCTAAATTCTGCTCCCAGATTTGAGCGTTCTCTGAACTTCTACTTTTAGATTTGTGCGCTCATAAAACTTGTGCTCTCAGATTTGTGCATTTGCCAAACCTCAGctcttagatttttttaactCAACAAACTTCTGCCCAAAATTTGTACACTTGCCAAACTTCTGCTCTCAGATTTGAGTGTTCTCTGAACTTCTACTCTTAGATTTGTGTCCTCATAAAACTTGTGTTCTTGGATTGTGCGCTCAACAAACTGATGCTCTCAGATTTTGGTGTTGCCAAACTTGGACTCTTAGATTTGTGCGCTCACTCGGATCTTTGTGAAACAATCCTGTCAAACATCCCCAACCAATAGACTGCCAGCTATGAGGTTGGCCAATGCGGTTGTTGCTCTCAATGAAAACCCAGCGTTTGATCAAAGATAGGAGAATAAATCTGTCAGATTGGGTTTAAAATGCaccaacaatgacaaaaacacactgaagtaACACGAAACACATCACAGGATCTCGTCTTGTCCTAGTTTTTAATGcgttaaaaggaaaaacatgcacattgtcagaaCAAATCACGTTATAAAAGTTCCTCAGGTAGTTTCCAGGTGTTCCAACTGTTTGGTGTTGAAACCAGCTGTGGTATCAAAACTACAGATCTCTCAGCACAGATCTGTCAGAGCTGTAAACCTCTGACTAACACTCAGCTGAGCAGTAAAGCCAGCGAAGCTGGAATGTGATGAATGTGGACTACAGAAGCTCTGCACACGTTTGTGGTTGATCGCTGCAGAAAGCTGAAGGATTGTTGGGTTTCTGGTTTAGGGAAGATTTCAGCTTTTACCCTCCAACAGTTGTAGTTTAAAAGCTGCTCATTGTTTAGTAAACTATCAGGGAAAAGAATAAATGCAATTGCattcatttcctctgtttctgtttcagggCTGGATCGACAACTTCAACGGACCCAGTGGGATATTTATTGCAGtaagtagagaaagaaaaacgcTAAAAGTGACATAAACATAAAGTGTCGAGCAAAAGTTTGACGCATTTTAAGGCAAGATCAAATAGAATTTATTGTCCCCTGAAGGGAAATTTGCCCCGAGCAGTCGAACAGATTTTACAGCATCTAATAAAACCGAAACGTTCAACGAGGCGAAGAATCACACCATCATGGACGAAAACATTCCTACTGCACATATTCCACACGAGAATAAAAAACCTTGTAGAAACATCAAGAGTTGAGGTTGTTGAGTGCTTTAGATGTTTGGATTCAGCAGGATTTGGGTTTAATGAGGTAACGTCAGGTTTAACTCTTGAGTTTTCAGGTTCATGAAGCTGGTTTACCTTCCTAGCTTATGCTGAACGTCCAGTTTAAGGAGTTTCTAGAGTTCATCTAAACTCTTTTCTTTCCTTGATGAGGTTTAGATTTCCAATCGAGGGAACTTGCTTTGGTTTTTTCCTGCTGTCTGCAAGAATTGTAACCACTGAACAGTAACTTTTAGTGCTGTATAGTCGTAAAGCAGACACTGATGAAGCACGAAAACCTTTTTAGATTTGCAGTAAACCCTCTGACTTgtttaaatgatttgttttttacttgttGCCAACACTCTTTAACACCATCGGGGCTGCAGCATGAAGCCGTCCAATGCAGATTCGGTCGCAGCATCCTGACAGAATCACAGGACCGACTGGACCAGCAGATGTTGGTCTGGTTGTTGGGTTCACAGAGGAAACGTGACGTTACACATCCTGGGTGTGTTAGACTGGCTTTGCAGCAAAGGCCTCAGGAAACGCTGAATCCTGAATTGCTTCACGCCCTGCAGCTTTAAATTCTTCAGATGACAGTTTGCTCTCTGTCACACATACGACGCTGTTTGTTCCTGGACTGACAGAGTTTCCTGTGAGGTGTCTTATTTGTTGTTCCTCTGTGATATTTAGACAACATGCTGGCTTCAGGTTGAGTGAGCAGCTCTATTCTGATGTATTTGTTAATGTTGATATGCTTCAGTTTTCAGCAGCAGTTTCAGGTTTCATTCATTTGGATTCCCTTTAGCGGTCACTGTTCCTCTGGGATTCAAACTCCTTCAAATACAACGGTCATTAGTGGTGTTGCTGCACTGAGTTTACTAGCTTTTATTTGGGACAGAAAACTaacttctgtaaaatattttggctgaGTTTTgggaatttcatgttttcagaccatagaatttttgtattttcactctCAAAACAACCTGTGAAGCCATTTTAAtggttcagtatctccagaaatcAAACTCCAATAGCAATGAAGTGTGGTGAGAACGCAGATAGAATAATTTCATCAGATCAGAATGATTGAATGGATCCAACAgaggacatatttttaattattggaGCTTGAAAATGGATAAAATCACAGTTATTTCTAACTCGTCTGGTGTCGTGACCCTGGGAaattcctgtaagtgtatatatattgatggatccatatttctgcTAAAATACAGACTTAGATCTACGTTTCACCAAAGATGACTTGAATCTCGTCTCAAATGACTTGAAAGTTGtccaaacatttgtttaaaataagataaagatgGGACAACATGATTCAACATTGTCAAAATGACAATTATCAATAATTATTGGGccttgaaaattgaaaaaacgtggaaaaaatgcaaacaagtgtggttttgtgtcttcatAAAGTCCCTGTAAGTGTATACATATGAATGGATCCATATTTcaactaaaatacagtctttggtcgacatttcaccaaagaTGACTTGAATTTTGTctgaaattacttgaaatttttCGAGAAAGGCTCAGAATTGATCCCAAATAAGATAAAGTTCATCCAAAATGGCTTCAAACATGCCTGAAATTCtccaaagtgtcaaaaaatacTTGAAACTTGTCCCACAAGACTCAGAATTATTTGAAACTTTATTCAAACTAAGATGAAGATGGTCTAAATTGACTCGAAAtgttaacaataataattattggtTCTTGAAAACGGAATGAAGTGCAAAATGTCCAATCCAGGTTGGtattgtgtctccataaagttcctgtaggTGTATATCTatagatggatccatatttctactaaaatacagtctttggttgacatttcacaaACTTTTGAGgatctaacatcagtagaatttgatgttaAACTTTGACCAGACAAAGCTCCagttttgagatattttgacgtgaaaccagtttaaaatgacttaaaatgcccaaaatgtCTCATAATTATCCTGAAAGATttgaaacatgtctaaaatgtcTCCAAATTCTTCAAAATTAGACCCAAAAGTTACATAAAATTATCCCAAGCTACTCaaaattgttcagaatgactcaaaatttgtccaaattgacaataaagaatatcaTTGGCCAATAAGTATGAAAATCAGTACAAAATTTACAACCAGGCTTGTgttgtgtctccataaagttaatgtaagtgtatatatcaatatttcaccaacttttgaggctctaacatcagtagaatttgatgtgttaaagtttgaccagacaaggttccagtttttagatatttagactaaatgttgatgtggactcattggtaggaaccagaacctggtgttcatagaggtctagatgttggtgttcatagaggtctagatgttcatagaggtctagatggtgttcatagaggtctagatgttcatagaggtctagatggtgttcatagaggtctagatgttcatagaggtctatatgttggtgttcatagaggtcgagatgttggtgttcatagaggtctagatgttcatagaggtctatatgttggtgttcatagaggtctagatgttcatagaggtctatatgttggtgttcatagaggtctagatgttcatagaggtctagatgttcatagaggtctagatgttggtgttcatagaggtctacatgttcatagaggtctagatgttgatgttcatagaggtctagatgttgatgttcatagaggtctagatgttggtgttcatagaggtctagatgttgttaAATGAGCAGAGTTACAATAtgcttcctgttgtcttcatgttgggACTTTAACAACATATGAGGCTTTTTTGGCCTTAATCTTCCCATAGAGAAATTGGAAATGAACGTATAAAACCGTAACATGATACCTTTTATCTCTGATTGAGATATTTGGTTTTGTTGATCCAGTTAACACAACGAAGCCTGGATAAGTTGAACTTGCGTTAACAGTCGTTCTCCTGCAGGCTGGTAAAGGAATCCTACGTACGATGAGAGCTTCTAATGACGCCGTGGCCGATCTAGTTCCTGTAGACGTCGTCATTAACGCCACGCTGGCTGCAGCCTGGTACTCCGGATCGTACGCCAGGTTGGACGATCACACTCGTGTTCTCTCACATGCATTTTCTGCTCAAATTGTACTGAAATGTATTGTTAAAGTGGAATTCAGCTGAAATGTTCCCTCCTGTCTGCAGGCCTAAAAACATCCTGGTCTACAACTGCACGACTGGAGGTATCAACCCGTTCCACTGGGGGGAAGTTGGTACGTTTTCTTCCCTGAACACAGCCTGTCAAATCCCCCGACAATAGCAGCTTAAACACCAAACCACCAGCCCTGATTGTaatctgagtctctgctgccacaCCCCAACTGGGAGTCTTTGTTCACCAGttccttccagatacaggttcAGAGCAGAAACACGACAGTTTTCTTAGATTACTCAAATCACACTTCTTATCTTGTATTAAGATACATTTAGTAAATAACAAATATTCACTCAAATAGTAAAACTGCTTAGTTTCTTTTTCAAACTTAATGATTTCAtttgcagatgttgaagaatactactacatattattattttttcattttttattttaagcttCAGTGGGAGCTGCACAGATCTGATAAATGTCAGGTTTTGTGTGGAAGAAGAATAAAAGATTCAACCTCTTTTTGCTACATTTTGGGCTTTTGATTGAACTATCAATCCTA is a window from the Amphiprion ocellaris isolate individual 3 ecotype Okinawa chromosome 3, ASM2253959v1, whole genome shotgun sequence genome containing:
- the far1 gene encoding fatty acyl-CoA reductase 1 isoform X2 — encoded protein: MVNIPEYFAGKNVLISGATGFMGKVLLEKLLRSCPDVGSVYVLVRSKAGQSPEERISDMISCKLFERLQDEQPSFKEKIVALSSDLTLPDLDLNRDHQNLLSDRVHVVFHCAATIRFNEPLKDAMQLNVLATQKMLSLARRMKQLEVFIHVSTAYANCDRELIEEVIYQPPVDYRKLIDTLDWMDDDLVSALTPKLIGKRPNTYTYTKALAEYLVQQEAGDLNVAIVRPSIVGASWKEPFPGWIDNFNGPSGIFIAAGKGILRTMRASNDAVADLVPVDVVINATLAAAWYSGSYARPKNILVYNCTTGGINPFHWGEVEYCINMTFKTNPLEQAFRRPNVNLRSNPFTNQYWTAVSHTLPALLYDGYLRLTGRKPRMMKTISRLHKAMMVLEYFTSHSWVWNTDNVAMLLAQMSPEDKKVFNFDVRQLHWAEYMENYCMGTKKYVLNEELSGLPAARKHLNKLRNIRYTFNTVLMVLIWRVFIARSQMARNIWYFVVSLCFKFLSYFRASSTMR
- the far1 gene encoding fatty acyl-CoA reductase 1 isoform X1, translating into MVNIPEYFAGKNVLISGATGFMGKVLLEKLLRSCPDVGSVYVLVRSKAGQSPEERISDMISCKLFERLQDEQPSFKEKIVALSSDLTLPDLDLNRDHQNLLSDRVHVVFHCAATIRFNEPLKDAMQLNVLATQKMLSLARRMKQLEVFIHVSTAYANCDRELIEEVIYQPPVDYRKLIDTLDWMDDDLVSALTPKLIGKRPNTYTYTKALAEYLVQQEAGDLNVAIVRPSIVGASWKEPFPGWIDNFNGPSGIFIAAGKGILRTMRASNDAVADLVPVDVVINATLAAAWYSGSYARPKNILVYNCTTGGINPFHWGEVEYHVISTFKRNPLEQAFRRPNVNLTSNHLINQYWIAVSHKAPAFLYDLYLRLIGRQPRMMKTISRLHKAMMVLEYFTSHSWVWNTDNVAMLLAQMSPEDKKVFNFDVRQLHWAEYMENYCMGTKKYVLNEELSGLPAARKHLNKLRNIRYTFNTVLMVLIWRVFIARSQMARNIWYFVVSLCFKFLSYFRASSTMR